Genomic window (Streptomyces sp. NBC_01431):
TCTCCAGCGTGCGCGCCGTGCGCGCCCGCGACTCCAGGCTGATGAAGTCGCGGTACTGCGGCGGCAGCAGACCCCCGTACGCGCGCGCCCAGTGCTGCCCGGCGTCGTCCGCCGAATCGGCCAACGCCCCCAGGAGCACGCGTAGTCGGGCGTCCCGCACCTCGTACGCGTCGAGCAGCCGGATCACGTCCGCGGGCTTCACGCCGCTGCGGCCGGTCTCGATCCGGCTCACCTTCGACTGGTGCCAGCCGACCAGACGGGCGGCCTGCCCGCTCGTCAGACCTCGTCGGTCGCGCAGTCCGCGCAGTTCCTCGCCGAGTTTGGGCGGTGCACCGCCGGTCCGTGCCACATGGTTCTCCCTCGCCTCCGGCGTCTTCGGCGATGGGTAAGTGTGAGCCCAAATACGCGCTGCCGTCGCAGAGTTCACTGCTTTGAGCGACAGATATATGCGTATCTTGGTGGATCGCACCCGAGACCGGCACGATGAGTGCCACTCTGGCGCGAAGCACAATCCGAGGCCACCGTCGTCTCCGTGAGCGCTCATCCGCCAAGGAGTCGTAGAGCCGGCCCGGGTGGGAAAGGGACAGCGTCGCCATGGCAGACCATCTCGAAGAATCAGTCACTCTGCCGAGCGAACCCGCCTCGGTCTCCGCGGCACGGCGCTACGTCGCCGAGGTTCTCACCGATTGGGGTCTGCCCACCGATGCCGAGACCGCCGACACGGTACGGCTCATCGTCTCCGAGCTCGCCACCAACGCCGTGCAGCACACCTTCGGCCAGTCACCCACCTTCACCGTGGACGTCCAGCTGGAACGCGCGGAGGAACTGCGGGTCGGGGTGACCGACAGTCATCCGCGCTGGCCGAAACGATTGCCCGCCGCGGTCCAGCAGGACAACGGCCGGGGCATGGTGATCATCCGCTGGCTCGCGGCCGAGTGCGGCGGCCGGCTCTCGGTCGCTCCCACCGCGGACGGCGGCAAGACGGTCTGGATCGCCCTGCCATGGGCGGCGGCGGTGCAGAGCGGCTAGTGGGCCCATGGCTCACCACCCGCCCCCGGAGCCGCTCCGGGGGCGCGCGGGCCGTCCCGGTGCGTGGGCGCGCGCATCGGGACGGCCTGGTTGGCAGGCCGTCGGCCGGACCGCCGCCCGGCGGCGGGCCCGAGCTCAGCCCACCCGCCCGTACCAGACGCGGTGGCTCCAGATCCGTTCGAGACGGACCACCGCGCCGGTCTTGGGGGAGTGCCAGATCTTTCCGTCCCCGGCGTAGATCCCCACGTGGTACACGTGTCCTCCGGAATGGAAGAACACCAGGTCTCCGGCCTTGCGGGCAGAGGCGCCGACATGCCGGGAGCTGTTGTACTGCTGCTGGGCGGAGCGGGGCAGCTTGCGGCCCGCCTGCTTGAACGAGTAGAGCGTCAGCCCCGAGCAGTCGAAACGGTGTGGTCCCGCGGCCCCGTACTGATAGGGCGATCCCTTCTTCGACTCGGCCACGTGGAGCGCCTTGGCGGCGATGGCCGCGGCCATCGCGTCGGGCGTGGCGCCGGGCGCCAGTAGGCTTCCCCCCACCACGGCGAGCGTGAGGGCCGTGACGGTGCCGAGACGGAGCAGCACAGCCGGGACATGTGACGGGACATATGTCTGCGCGGTCATGCGCAACCCTTCGTCAAACCGCCTGCGAAGGATGACCTGTCGGGTTCGGGCCGGCGAAGACGCCCGGCCGCCTGAACGGCTTCACCCCGAGGGACAACCGGCGATCGGCCGTCCCGAAGTACCTGGGTCCTCCACTCCTGCCGGTCCACTCCTGTCGACCAGTCGTCCGGAGCGGCGGCAGGACTCGGCGTCCGCCCGGACCGCCCCGCCGGGGTGGCGGGGGCTTGTCGTCCCAGGGATCTTCACGCACCTACTGTCATATTTCTGTGACAAAACGGCTTTCCGTCAGGGTGCTCACGACTGGCCGGTCCGGGCGGACATGAGTGGTTCGCTTCCCCGGACGGAGGGTCGACGAGCCGTCTACCAGCGACGGAAGGAACGATTCAGCACTGTGCGCGGGCTCTGTAAGCAACTCATAAGGGGCAGCGGTTTCAGCCGCTGATGAGCCGAACGGGGGTAGCCCGTCTGGATCGTTTCGCCGGTCGTGTCGGCGTGTTGGGAGGCGCAGCGGTGTCGGGAGTCCCTCAACCGGTGCTCTGCGGCGGCACCGTGAGCCGCCCGGCGCGCCGCTCGCCGTCCAGTACCCGCAGGGCGCGGGTCAGCGTCCGGGCGTGAATCCGCGCCTCGCCGCGCAGATGCATCAGCGTGAGCGCGTCCTTCAGCGCCGCCGCCCGGCCGGTCAGGGCCTGCGCGGCCCGCAGCGCGCTGTAGGTGTCATGACCGTGCGCGGGATTGATGCGGCCGAGGAGATCGACCACTTCGAGGTAGCTGTCGATGAACTCGGCCTCGGCCCGCGTCAGCGCGGGAAGCGGTGGAAGTTCCGGTGGCAGCACGGCCGTTCACCTGCCGCGCAGCGACGTCTTGCGGTTTTCGATCACCTGGTCGGCGAGCCCGTACGCCACGGCGCCCGCGGCGTCGAAGACCACGTCCCGCTCGATGTCGGCGGCCACCTGCGCGGCCGTACGCCCCGTGTACCGGGCGAGCAGCTCGGTCACGAGCGTGCGCCCCCTCAGCAGTTCGGCGGCCTGGATCTCCAGGTCGGACGGCTGGCCGCGCAGCGGCTCCTCCATCGCGGGCTGCTGGAGGAGCACCCGGGAAGCGGGCTGCACCAGGCGCTTGCCGGGCGTGCCGGCCGCGAGCAGCACCGCGGCGACCGAGCTCACCTGGCCCAGGCAGAAGGTCTGCACGTCGCAGGTGACGAACCGCATCGTGTCGTGGATCGCGGTCATCGCGGTGAGCGAGCCGCCGGGGGAGTTGATGTAGAGCGAGATGTCCCGATCGGGATCGGCGTGCTCCAGGTGCATGAACTGGGCCATCACATCGTTGGCGCAAGCGTCGTCGACCGGGGTGCCGAGGAAGACGATCCGCTCCTCGAAGAGCTTGGAGTACGGATCGAGCGTGCGCACCCCGGAGGAGGTGCGCTCCGAGAACTCGGGCAGGACGTAGCGGGCGGCAGGGCGGTGGGTCATGGCGTACCTCTCCTCGACCGGATGGCCGGATCCTCGACCGGATGTAAAAAATGTACAGGACGTACAGAAGAGTGCCGGTGGGTTTCGCTCTCGGCGAGCGAGCGCCCGGGGCGGGCACGCAGCGGGCGCGGCAGGCGCGAGCGGGCGGCCGTAAGCGGGGGCGTCGGGGGCCGGTCTCCGATTCCCGCCAGCGGCGCGGCGCGCTGGCTCAATAGGCGCTCTCCCGGTGATCCCCGGGGGTGGCCTAGCGTGCGTCGGCGCGGGGGTCACCTGGGGAGAGGGCTCACTGAAGTGTTCTATTACGCATTCCGCCTCGTGCTGCTGCCGCTGCTGCGGTGGCTGTTCCGCCCGCGCGTCGAAGGGGCCGGGCGGGTGCCGGAGGCCGGTGCGGTGATCCTCGCGGGGAATCACCAGTCGTTCACCGATCAGTTCCTGCTGGGGGTGACGCTCAGGCGCCGGCTGACCTTCCTGGCCAAGCAGGAGTACTTCACCGCGCCGGGGCTCACCGGCCGGGCGACCGCGGCGTTCTTCCGCGCGCTCGGGCAGATCCCGGTCGACCGCTCCGGCAAGGACGCGGCGCGGGCGGCGATCGACACGGCGCTCCAAGTGCTGGGCGGCGGAAGCGTGTTGGGGGTGTTCCCGGAGGGGACCCGGTCGCACGACGGGAGGCTCTACAAGGGCAAGGTGGGGGTGGCGGCGATGGCGCTGCGGTCCGGTGCCCCGGTCGTTCCGGTCGCGATGATCGGCACGTTCGAGGCCCAGCCGAAGGGGCGCCGGCTGCCCCGCCGCGTACCGGTCACCATCCGTTTCGGCGAGCCGCTGGACTTCTCCCGCTACGCGGGGATGCAGGACGAGCGCTTCGTGCTGCGTGCGGTGACCGACGAGATCATGTACGCGGTGCAGAAGCTGTCGGAGCAGGAGTATGTGGACGTGTACGCGGCGGAGGCGAGGCTGACGATGAGGGAAGCGGAGGTGGCCGCCGCCTGATCCGCGAGGCGCGGGCCGGGTCGGGGCGCCGGGCTGTCGCCCACGCCGCCGCTCCGACCGGCTCGCACACCGTGCGCAGGGCTCTGACCTGCGCACCAGCCGATTCGTGCGGCCCATGGCGGCGCGGGAGGCGGAGTCTAAGCTGGAGGCATGGCCTACGAGATTCCGGTGACGCAAGCCCGCGCAGAGCTCGCCGAGCTGATCAACCGCGTTGTCTACGGCGGTGAGCGCGTGGTGGTGACGCGCCACGGGAAGCCGCTCGTCGCCCTGGTCTCCGCCGCTGACCTGGAGAAACTGGAGAGTCAGCCGGAGCAGGAGGGCGAGCACGTGGCCAGCTCCGTCTCGTCCGTACGGCCCCTGACCGCCGCCCCCGGCGAGAACCGGCGCTTCGGGATCGCCGCAGAGCACCGGGGGCCGCGCATCGGCGACTGAGGCCCGAGCGCGGCCCGTCGCGATCCGCCCCACAGGTTCGTCGCAACCCCGCCCCGGAGGTTCGCCGCGACCCGCCCCGCCCTCGGAGCGGGGCCCTTGGCAGGGCCATCGTCATCCCGCCGCCGGACCCGTCCGTATACGGGGAGAGCCTGCCCGCGGCAGTGTTCGGTTGCGAAGATCATGCATTCGCAAAGCGCCAGTTAACGCGCCGGAAAAACTTCCGCTCTAACGTGCAATGCCTGGCCGAGGGGCCGGGAGAGGCCGGTCAACAGGATGTTGAAATCGGATACGGTTCCGCTGCGCTCGGGCGGAAGCGCCTGGTCCGGTCGGCCCCGCCCCAGACGCTCGCTGGGTCCGTCCACGGCTGTCCGTGAACGGAAGGGCACAAGTGTGAGGTGAAAAGCGTGCAACTGACGCCGCATGAGCAGGAACGCCTGCTCATCCATGTAGCCGCCGATGTGGCCGAGAAGCGCAGAGCCCGCGGGGTGAAGCTCAACCACCCCGAGTCGGTCGCGCTCATCACCTCGCACATCCTCGAAGGCGCCCGCGACGGCCGCACCGTCGCCGAACTCATGGCGTCGGGACGGAAGTTGCTCTCCCGCGACGAGGTCATGCCGGGCATCCCGGAGATGATCCACGACGTCCAGGTCGAGGCCACCTTCCCCGACGGCACCAAGCTCGTCACCGTCCACGACCCGATCGTCTGAGGTGGGCGCTGCCGTGATCCCCGGAGAGATCCTCTTCGCCGACGAACCCGTTGTTCTCAACGAGGGCCGCGCGACCGTGCGGCTGACCGTCCTGAACGCCGCCGACCGTCCCGTCCAGGTCGGCTCCCACTATCACTTCGCTGAAGCGAACCCCGGGCTCGACTTCGACCGAACGGTTGCCCGGGGCAAGCGGCTCAACATCGCCGCGGGTACCGCCGTCCGCTTCGAACCCGGAATCCCCGTCGACGTGGAACTCGTCCCCCTGGCCGGACTGCGCATCGTCCCGGGCCTGCGCGGCGAAAGTGGAGGTGCCCTCGATGGCTGAGCTCGACCGTGCCGGCTACGCCGATCTGTTCGGCCCCACCACTGGTGACCGCATCCGGCTCGCGGACACCGACCTGCTGGTCGAGATCGAGGAGGACCGCTCGGGCGGACCCGGCCGCGCGGGCGACGAGGCCGTGTTCGGCGGTGGCAAGGTCATCCGCGAGTCCATGGGGCAGGCCCGGACCACCCGGGCCGAAGGCGCTCCCGACACCGTTGTCACCGGCGTCGTGATCATCGACCACTGGGGCATCGTCAAGGCGGACGTCGGCATCCGCGACGGCCGCGTCACGGGCATCGGCAAGGCCGGCAACCCGGACACCATGGACGGAGTCCACCCGGAGCTCGTCATCGGCCCGGAGACCGAGATCATCGCGGGCAACGGGAGGATCCTCACCGCGGGAGCCGTCGACACCCACGTCCACTTCATCTCGCCCACCCTCATCGACCAGGCGCTCTCCTCCGGCATCACCACGCTGGTCGGCGGCGGCACGGGCCCCGCCGAGGGCACCAAGGCCACCACCATCACGCCGGGCCCCTGGCATCTGGCCCGGATGTTCGCCGCCCTGGAGAACGCGCCCGTCAACATCGGTCTGCTCGGCAAGGGCAACACCATGTCGCGCGAGGCCATGTACTCCCAGCTGCGCGGCGGCGCCCTCGGGTTCAAGATCCATGAGGACTGGGGCGCCACCCCCGCCGTCATCGACGCCTGCCTGAGCGTCTGCGACGAGACCGGCGCCCAACTCGCCATCCACACCGACACGTTGAACGAGGCGGGCTTCGTCGGCGACACGCTCGCCGCCATCGCGGGCCGCTCGATCCACGCGTACCACACCGAAGGCGCGGGCGGCGGCCACGCCCCCGACATCATCACCGTGGTCTCGCAGCCCAACGTGCTGCCCAGCTCCACCAACCCGACCCGGCCGCACACCGTCAACACCATCGAGGAACACCTCGACATGCTGATGGTCTGTCACCACCTGAACCCGGCGGTTCCGGAGGACCTCTCCTTCGCAGAGTCCCGCATCAGGCCCTCGACCATCGCGGCCGAGGACTTCCTGCACGACCTCGGAGCCATCTCGATCATCTCCTCCGACTCCCAGGCGATGGGCCGGATCGGCGAGGTCGTACTGCGCACGTGGCAGACCGCGCACGTCATGAAGGTGCGCCGCGGCGCGCTGCCCGGTGACGGGCGGGCCGACAACCACCGGGTGCGCCGCTATGTCGCCAAGTACACGATCAACCCGGCCGTCGCCCAGGGCCTCGACCACGAGATCGGCTCGGTCGAGAGCGGTAAGCTCGCCGACCTCGTGCTGTGGGACCCCGCGTTCTTCGGTGTCAAGCCGCAGCTCGTCATCAAGGGCGGCCAGATCGCGTACGCGCAGATGGGCGACGCGAACGCGTCGATCCCCACCCCGCAGCCGGTGCTGCCCCGGCCGATGTTCGGTGCGTACGGCAAGGCGCCCGCGGCCAACTCGTTCAACTTCGTCTCATCGGCGGCCATCGAGGACGGTCTTCCCGAACGGCTCGGTCTGGACAAGGAGTTCGTGGCGATCAAGAACACCCGCCGGGTCGGCAAGGCGGACATGCGCCAGAACGACGCCCTGCCGGACGTCAAGGTCGACCCGGACACCTTCACGGTGACCATCGACGGCGACGTGGTGGAACCGGCACCGGCCGCCGAACTCCCCATGGCCCAGCGGTACTTCCTCTTCTGACGGGCTGTCATCACATGAGTCGCGCAGCACTGCTCGTCCTCGCCGACGGCCGGTTCCCCGCCGGTGGCCACGCCCACTCGGGCGGGGCCGAACCGGCCGTCAAGGCGGGCCGCATCAAAAACCCGGCCGACCTCGCGGAGTTCTGCCGGGGCCGACTGCATACGGCGGGCCTCACCGCCGCCGCGCTGGCCGCGGCGGCGGCCGCGGGCCTCGACCCGCTCGCCCTCGACGAGGCGGCCGACGCCCGCACTCCGTCGCCGGCCCTGCGGGCCACGGCCCGCAAGCTCGGCCGCCAGATGATGCGCGCGGCCCGTGCGACCTGGCCGTGCGCCGAGCTCGACGCGCTGGCCGCGGCCCGCCCGCGCGGCGCCCACCAGCCGATCGTGCTCGGTCTCGCCGCGCGCGCGGCCGGGCTCGGGCCGACGGACGCGGCGCACTGCGTGGCGTACGAGACGGTCAGCGGCCCGGCGACGGCGGCCGTACGGCTGTTGAGCCTCGACCCGTTCGACGCGACGGCCGTGCTGGCGCGGCTCGCGCCGGAGCTGGACTCGGTGGCGCGGGATGCCGCGCTCGCCGCCGCTCAGGCGGCGGTCGAGGGTCTCGACGCGCTCCCCGCGGCGTCTGCCCCGCTGCTGGACATCTCCGCGCAGGCGCATGCCGCTTGGCCGGTGCGGCTGTTCGCGTCATAGAGGGGCGCCGGCCCCGTACCGGGGGCTCTGCCCCCAGATCCCGATCGCGCCTGAAGGGCGCTCGTTCTCGAACGCCGGACGGGCCAACGGTGTTGACCCCAACCGAACCCCCAACGGCGTAACCCATCCCTCCCTGGAGCCCCCATGCACCTCGACCACTCCCACGAAGGCCCCGCCGCCGTCAGCGCGGATGCCCGCCGTCCCGATGGCACCCGGCGTGCTCTGCGCATCGGGCTCGGGGGGCCCGTCGGGTCCGGGAAGACCGCTACCGTCGCCGCGCTCTGCCGGGCCCTGCGCGACGAGCTCTCCATCGCCGTCGTCACCAACGACATCTACACGCGCGAGGACGCCGCCTTCCTGCTGCGCAACGCCGTGCTGCCGCCCGAGCGGATCCAGGCCGTGGAGACCGGGGCCTGCCCGCACACCGCGATCCGCGACGACATCTCCGCCAATCTCGAAGCGGTCGAGGACCTGGAGGAGGCGGTCGGGCCGCTCGATCTGATCCTCGTCGAGTCCGGTGGCGACAACCTGACCGCCACCTTCTCCAAGGGTCTGGTCGACGCCCAGATCTTCGTCATCGACGTGGCCGGCGGCGACGACATCCCGCGTAAGGGCGGCCCCGGCGTCACCACCGCCGACCTGCTCGTCGTCAACAAGACCGACCTCGCCCCGTACGTCGGCTCCGACCTCGGCCGGATGGCCCGCGACGCCAAGGAGCAGCGCGCCGAACTCCCCGTGGTCTTCCAGTCGTTGAGGTCCAAGGACGGGGTCGCCGAGGTCGCCGGATGGGTACGAGGGCAGCTCGCGGCATGGGTGGCCTGACCGCCGGCGCGACGGGCCTGCGCGCCACCGCCCGCATCGTCGCCACCCCCGAAGGCCTGCCCGTGCTCGAAGGGGAGGGCCCGCTCGCGCTGCGCCGCACCCGGGCGAAGGGGCCGTGGCACCGCGTCACCGTCATCGGCGCGATGAGTGCCCCGCTCGGCGGCGACCGCATCGCCCTCGAAGCGGAGGCGCGCGCAGGCGCGCGGCTCGCCGTGGACTCGGCGGCCGCCACCATCGCGCTGCCCGGCCGCGGCGGCGAACAGGCGCACTACGACGTACGGCTCACCGTCGGCGAGGGCGCCGAACTGCGCTGGCTGCCCGAGCAGCTCATCTCCGCGCACGGCAGCGACCTGCGGATGCGAACACGGATCGACCTCGCGGCCGGCGCCCGCCTGGTGTTCCGCGAGGAACAGGTGCTCGGCCGTCACGGTGAGGCGCCCGGCACCCTCACCAGCCGCCTCACCGTGTACCGCGCCGGCCGCCCGCTCCTGGACCAGGAGCTGGCCTTCGGGCCCGGCGCACCCGGCGGCTGGGACGGGGGAGCGGTGCTCGGCGGCCATCGGGCGGCGGGCCAACTGCTCGTCGTGGAACCGGAGTTCGCCGACCGGCTCGCCGAACCCCGGATGCTCGGCGAGCACGCCGTGCTCACCCCGCTCGCCGGACCGGCCTTCCTCGTGACCGCGCTCGCCCCGGACGCCCGGCTGCTGCGCCGCACACTCGACGAGGCCCTCGCCACGGCACCCCGCGACATGGCGACCGCTCAGCGGAACACCTCGTACCGGCTATCGGTTCGGTAAAGAAACGCCCGTACGGCCTGTGCACAGCGGGCACACAGACGAAAGGATCCCCCAACAGGCCCAAACGGTGCGCTGTTGAGCGACAGCGCACTTCAGCAGGGGGAGGTACCACTTGAGACGCACCGCAGTGCTCGGCTCGGCCGGCACTCTGATCGCGGGCACGCTGATGGTGGGCGCGATAGCGGCTCCGGTCGCCAGCGCCGACAACCGCGACCACGGCTGGTCCGAGGCGCGTGGCGTACAGGTCGCCGCCGACCGGGCGGCCAAGCAGGGCATCAACTGGACGGACTGCCCCGCCGACTGGGCCATCGCCAAGCCCATTCAGTGCGGTTACGTGAGCGTCCCGCTCGACTACGCCCGTCCCAACGGCAAGCAGATCAAGCTCGCCGTGGACCGCATCGGCAACACCGGCACCAAGGCCGAGCGCCAGGGTGCCCTCGTCTACAACCCGGGCGGCCCCGGTGGTTCGGGCATGGCCTTCCCGACCCGGGTGACCAAGAAGAACCCACTGTGGACGAACACGTCGAAGGCGTACGACTTCGTGGGCTTCGACCCGCGCGGCGTGGGCCACTCGACGCCGATCTCCTGTGTCGACCCGCAGGAGTACGCCAAGGCGCCGAAGCCCGACCCGGTTCCGGCCGGCGAGGCCGACAAGCGGGCCCAGCGCAAGCTCGCCGCCGAGTACGCGGACGGCTGCGCGGAGCGCAGCGGCTGGATGCTGCCGTACATGACCACCCCGAACACCGCCCGCGACCTGGATGTCATCCGCGCCGCCCTCGGGGAGAAGAAGATCAACTACCTGGGCGTCTCCTACGGCACCTACCTGGGCGCGGTCTACGGCACCCTCTTCCCGTCGCACGTGCGACGCATGATCGTGGACAGCGTCGTCAACCCGGCCCAGGACAACATCTGGTACCAGGCCAACCTGGAGCAGGACGTCGCCTTCCAGGCCCGCTGGAACCAGTGGGAGGACTGGGTCGCGAAGTACGACGCCACCTTCCACCTGGGTACCACCCGGGCGCAGGTCGAGGCCCAGTGGCTGAAGCTGCGCGCGGACGCCAAGAAGAGCCCGCTGGGCGGTCAGGTCGGTCCCGCCGAGCTCA
Coding sequences:
- a CDS encoding ATP-binding protein, coding for MADHLEESVTLPSEPASVSAARRYVAEVLTDWGLPTDAETADTVRLIVSELATNAVQHTFGQSPTFTVDVQLERAEELRVGVTDSHPRWPKRLPAAVQQDNGRGMVIIRWLAAECGGRLSVAPTADGGKTVWIALPWAAAVQSG
- a CDS encoding C40 family peptidase — encoded protein: MTAQTYVPSHVPAVLLRLGTVTALTLAVVGGSLLAPGATPDAMAAAIAAKALHVAESKKGSPYQYGAAGPHRFDCSGLTLYSFKQAGRKLPRSAQQQYNSSRHVGASARKAGDLVFFHSGGHVYHVGIYAGDGKIWHSPKTGAVVRLERIWSHRVWYGRVG
- a CDS encoding ATP-dependent Clp protease proteolytic subunit; this encodes MTHRPAARYVLPEFSERTSSGVRTLDPYSKLFEERIVFLGTPVDDACANDVMAQFMHLEHADPDRDISLYINSPGGSLTAMTAIHDTMRFVTCDVQTFCLGQVSSVAAVLLAAGTPGKRLVQPASRVLLQQPAMEEPLRGQPSDLEIQAAELLRGRTLVTELLARYTGRTAAQVAADIERDVVFDAAGAVAYGLADQVIENRKTSLRGR
- a CDS encoding lysophospholipid acyltransferase family protein yields the protein MFYYAFRLVLLPLLRWLFRPRVEGAGRVPEAGAVILAGNHQSFTDQFLLGVTLRRRLTFLAKQEYFTAPGLTGRATAAFFRALGQIPVDRSGKDAARAAIDTALQVLGGGSVLGVFPEGTRSHDGRLYKGKVGVAAMALRSGAPVVPVAMIGTFEAQPKGRRLPRRVPVTIRFGEPLDFSRYAGMQDERFVLRAVTDEIMYAVQKLSEQEYVDVYAAEARLTMREAEVAAA
- a CDS encoding type II toxin-antitoxin system Phd/YefM family antitoxin, which translates into the protein MAYEIPVTQARAELAELINRVVYGGERVVVTRHGKPLVALVSAADLEKLESQPEQEGEHVASSVSSVRPLTAAPGENRRFGIAAEHRGPRIGD
- a CDS encoding urease subunit gamma — encoded protein: MQLTPHEQERLLIHVAADVAEKRRARGVKLNHPESVALITSHILEGARDGRTVAELMASGRKLLSRDEVMPGIPEMIHDVQVEATFPDGTKLVTVHDPIV
- a CDS encoding urease subunit beta, encoding MIPGEILFADEPVVLNEGRATVRLTVLNAADRPVQVGSHYHFAEANPGLDFDRTVARGKRLNIAAGTAVRFEPGIPVDVELVPLAGLRIVPGLRGESGGALDG
- a CDS encoding urease subunit alpha, producing MAELDRAGYADLFGPTTGDRIRLADTDLLVEIEEDRSGGPGRAGDEAVFGGGKVIRESMGQARTTRAEGAPDTVVTGVVIIDHWGIVKADVGIRDGRVTGIGKAGNPDTMDGVHPELVIGPETEIIAGNGRILTAGAVDTHVHFISPTLIDQALSSGITTLVGGGTGPAEGTKATTITPGPWHLARMFAALENAPVNIGLLGKGNTMSREAMYSQLRGGALGFKIHEDWGATPAVIDACLSVCDETGAQLAIHTDTLNEAGFVGDTLAAIAGRSIHAYHTEGAGGGHAPDIITVVSQPNVLPSSTNPTRPHTVNTIEEHLDMLMVCHHLNPAVPEDLSFAESRIRPSTIAAEDFLHDLGAISIISSDSQAMGRIGEVVLRTWQTAHVMKVRRGALPGDGRADNHRVRRYVAKYTINPAVAQGLDHEIGSVESGKLADLVLWDPAFFGVKPQLVIKGGQIAYAQMGDANASIPTPQPVLPRPMFGAYGKAPAANSFNFVSSAAIEDGLPERLGLDKEFVAIKNTRRVGKADMRQNDALPDVKVDPDTFTVTIDGDVVEPAPAAELPMAQRYFLF
- a CDS encoding urease accessory protein UreF, which translates into the protein MSRAALLVLADGRFPAGGHAHSGGAEPAVKAGRIKNPADLAEFCRGRLHTAGLTAAALAAAAAAGLDPLALDEAADARTPSPALRATARKLGRQMMRAARATWPCAELDALAAARPRGAHQPIVLGLAARAAGLGPTDAAHCVAYETVSGPATAAVRLLSLDPFDATAVLARLAPELDSVARDAALAAAQAAVEGLDALPAASAPLLDISAQAHAAWPVRLFAS
- the ureG gene encoding urease accessory protein UreG; protein product: MHLDHSHEGPAAVSADARRPDGTRRALRIGLGGPVGSGKTATVAALCRALRDELSIAVVTNDIYTREDAAFLLRNAVLPPERIQAVETGACPHTAIRDDISANLEAVEDLEEAVGPLDLILVESGGDNLTATFSKGLVDAQIFVIDVAGGDDIPRKGGPGVTTADLLVVNKTDLAPYVGSDLGRMARDAKEQRAELPVVFQSLRSKDGVAEVAGWVRGQLAAWVA
- a CDS encoding urease accessory protein UreD, translated to MGGLTAGATGLRATARIVATPEGLPVLEGEGPLALRRTRAKGPWHRVTVIGAMSAPLGGDRIALEAEARAGARLAVDSAAATIALPGRGGEQAHYDVRLTVGEGAELRWLPEQLISAHGSDLRMRTRIDLAAGARLVFREEQVLGRHGEAPGTLTSRLTVYRAGRPLLDQELAFGPGAPGGWDGGAVLGGHRAAGQLLVVEPEFADRLAEPRMLGEHAVLTPLAGPAFLVTALAPDARLLRRTLDEALATAPRDMATAQRNTSYRLSVR
- a CDS encoding alpha/beta hydrolase, with amino-acid sequence MVGAIAAPVASADNRDHGWSEARGVQVAADRAAKQGINWTDCPADWAIAKPIQCGYVSVPLDYARPNGKQIKLAVDRIGNTGTKAERQGALVYNPGGPGGSGMAFPTRVTKKNPLWTNTSKAYDFVGFDPRGVGHSTPISCVDPQEYAKAPKPDPVPAGEADKRAQRKLAAEYADGCAERSGWMLPYMTTPNTARDLDVIRAALGEKKINYLGVSYGTYLGAVYGTLFPSHVRRMIVDSVVNPAQDNIWYQANLEQDVAFQARWNQWEDWVAKYDATFHLGTTRAQVEAQWLKLRADAKKSPLGGQVGPAELIGYFQKAPYYDSYWVPVAKALSAYAAGDSKPVIAAAAPDMSDIKGNIASENGNAVYTAVECADAKWPTSWRKWDRDNTKLNKDYPFMTWANAWMNLPCATWPAKQQTPVEVKTGRGLPQVLIVQSTNDAATPFKGAVELHKRFKNSRLIIEKGAGSHGVTGLVNPCINSRVDDYLLTGKTDSADFTCTPHATPAP